From Nematostella vectensis chromosome 14, jaNemVect1.1, whole genome shotgun sequence, a single genomic window includes:
- the LOC116602230 gene encoding TNFAIP3-interacting protein 3: MANAGAGSTNTKSAQPSEERELVLKLLNEKRTLLGKLHEERKETLRWRSECLQLREEIQGLKTVKLRTGLEDLSVESENVPNESEDNASVARALHKKISILQSKIQELRKQNETLASQKKVLENEVFRLANSLSRIDPTLETELLKEQLLVYEEDFKKEKTDKVNAEQKISSLQEEIRESQELISSLTTEVDMYKRAYEREKEEKEILLVSNSADRNSCLELPLCTGPRSQPHRTRTLPKPTLQVVYPVSDIQEQRDDLRRRQQRAGVYSRNAPNSPTNLSSFYKDALESDCFWSS; the protein is encoded by the coding sequence ATGGCAAATGCTGGGGCAGGATCGACTAACACGAAATCTGCTCAACCAAGCGAGGAACGGGAACTTGTGCTAAAACTACTCAACGAGAAACGGACGTTACTAGGCAAGCTACACGAGGAAAGGAAAGAAACTCTGCGATGGAGGAGTGAGTGTTTGCAACTACGGGAAGAAATTCAAGGATTGAAAACTGTTAAATTGCGGACAGGACTTGAGGACTTGTCTGTAGAGTCAGAAAATGTTCCGAATGAATCCGAGGATAATGCGAGTGTAGCGCGCGctttgcataaaaaaatctcaaTTCTGCAGTCAAAAATCCAAGagttaagaaaacaaaatgagaCTTTGGCAAGTCAGAAAAAAGTTTTGGAGAATGAGGTATTCAGACTTGCTAATTCTCTTAGTAGAATCGACCCGACATTAGAGACAGAGTTACTAAAGGAGCAGTTACTCGTATATGAAGAAGACTTTAAGAAGGAAAAAACTGACAAAGTTAACGCAGAGCAAAAGATATCAAGCTTGCAAGAGGAGATCCGTGAATCACAAGAATTAATTTCTAGTTTGACTACAGAGGTAGACATGTATAAGAGAGCATACGAGCGGGAGAAAGAGGAAAAAGAAATTTTGCTAGTCAGTAATAGCGCGGATAGAAATTCATGTTTAGAACTTCCGCTTTGCACGGGGCCAAGAAGTCAGCCGCATCGTACCAGAACTTTACCTAAGCCTACACTTCAAGTTGTGTACCCAGTAAGCGATATACAAGAACAACGAGATGATCTTAGACGAAGACAGCAGAGAGCAGGAGTGTATTCAAGAAACGCTCCAAATTCACCCACGAATCTGTCGAGTTTTTATAAAGATGCCCTCGAGTCGGACTGTTTTTGGAGCTCGTAA